A stretch of DNA from Thiomicrospira sp. XS5:
GATAATGGCCGTGCTGGACGCGTTGTTGCAGATGAGCACGCAAACCGGCCAGTCCGGTGCCGTTCCCGATTAAAATCAAAGGGCCGGAATGGTTGGTATCGAGATGAAACGCGCTGTGGGACTGAATGGTCAGATAGGCGGTTTGGCCGAGCGTGAGTGAATCCGTGAGAAAACCGGACCCTTTTCCAAGTGTATTGTTCTCAAAACGCACTTGACGTACCAAAAGCTGTAAGCCGTCGGTTTCCGGAATGGAGGCGATGGAGTACTGACGCGTCGCGGTGGTTTGGTCGTCTTTCAGGGTAAGTTCAACCAAATCGCCCGCTTGCCAATCAACGGTTTTTGCATTGGCCGGTTCAAAGCACAAATGGTAGGTCGGCATGCCTTGGCTGCCGGGGTTGAGTAAAGTGCGTTCGGTTAAGCGCCATTCATCCGGTTCCGCGATTAAGGATACTTCTCGATTTCCGCCGAGCTGAATCAGCAAATTCTGCCAGGCCTGGAGGTTTTTCGGATTTAATTTATCGACCGTCGTACAAGGTTGAAGGGCGGTTGCGCCGCTTTGGCGCATCCAGTTATCCAAAGCCAAACCAAAGGTACAGAAATGCTCATAATGGCTGTCACCCAATGCCAGTACGGCAAATTGAAGGTCGGGTTTGAAAGCGGTTTCGGCTTTAAGGTGTTTGGCAAAACGTCGGGCGCTGTCCGGCGCTTCGCCTTCTCCAAAGGTGGAGGCAATCAATAAAACCAGGGACTTGTCGGCCAGTTGTTCGGGCGTTAATTCCCCCAAACCGGTCAGGGCGGTTGCTCGGTCGGTGTCCTGTAATATTTGCCCGGTCAACCAGGCCAGTCGTTCGGCACTGCCGTTTTGGCTGGCATAGACAATCACCGTGTCCGCCTGTGCCAGCGGCACGGTTTTGAGGTTGGCTTGTTGTTTGGCTTCACGACGCAGTTTGGCGGTTTTGCGACGATCCATATACAGCATGAAGCCGGTAATGCCGAACAGGGGTAATGATAAGGCGGTGATGAATAATAGAATGCGTCCAGGCAGGCCGAAAAACTCGCCAGTATGTAAAGGTAACATGCTGGACATGATTTTTTCGTTAAAGGCTTTATCTTCATAACGTTGGTGTTTGACAGCTTGCCAGTTTTTTCCTTCTAGAACTAATGTGTTTCGGGCGCGGGAATGTGCCGGCTGTGGATCAAAATATTGGAATTCGTAGCGGTTGGTGTTTTTGGGCAGTCGTAAAGTGGCGTGGCGGTATCCATTTGTGGCAAGATGTTGTTCAAATGCCTGCCAGGCCTGGTCGATTTGCATTGAATTGGCTTGGTTTGATGATGGCCCGGCCGGTTGTTTTCGGGGTGAGGGTTTGGCCTGTTTGGAACCGCCGCGTACCGGTTTTGGTACGCCGGTGATGGCGTAGAGGCCACTCCGGTACCAGTCGTAGGACCAGTAAAGTCCAGTGAAAGAAGCCAGTAATAGAAAAATCAGTACCCAAGTGCCGATGACGGCATGTAGATCGGATAAGAAGCTGCGCCCGGTTTTTTGAGGGTTGAAAGTTAACCAGGTTTTGAGACGGTGCCAGGTTTTCGGCCATCGTAGATAGAGGCCTGACAGCACCAGCACGATTAAAGCAAGCGTGGAAGCACCGACGATTTGTTTGCCGGGTTTATCCAGTAAGAGCCAACGATGCAGCGCCATAACCGTATGAAAAAAATCGTGACCGACTTCATCCTGCCATCGTACTTGACCGGTATAAGGATCGACATAGCGGGTTTCGCCGCGTCGCGCCCGTTTGCCGGTGCCGGGCAATGCAAAATTAACGCGGGCCGCTTCGAAAGGGTTTTTCGAAAACGTCAGGGCGTTCACGGTTCGATCGGGGTGGGATGTTTGGATGCGAGTCAACAAAGTTTGCGGCGATAGCCGAGTGGCGTTATCTTGCGGTTGAACCATCATTAAATCCGTGTTTAAGGCTCGGATGATTTCACGTTCGAATGATAAAATTGCCCCGGTGGTGCCGACAATCATCAGGATCAGGCCGGCGGTGATTCCAAAGATCCAATGAATTTGGAACCAGGCGTTTTTAAATGTCATTTTGTTTTCCTTGTGCAAGCGTGTCGAGCGAAGCACCAGTTGAAATCGGTTTCACAATGCATTCACCATGAAGTTGACGCATGATAAGCTTTCGGGCACCTCGAATAACCCCGGTGGATTCTGGCAACGCCAAGTTCGTCAGATCAAGGCATGGCGTTGGCTTCGGTTTGGGCTCAAATTGGCGCTCATCTTTGAATAAAGCCGAAACAGATTTGAAAAAGGGAACCGTCAATAAGCGTTTTATCGGTTTGGTTTATGGGTGCGATATGTATGGGTGGCATGGGAAGGTCCGACGGTTATTGATGATTCAGAATGCCCTGTGTAAACCGTCCTGTCATGGAAAAATCTGCCAGGCCTGATGTTGGTTTTGATGGATATCCAGATTTAAGGCATTGGCAACAGATTCCAATGTCTGTGAGAGGTTTCGGGTGGAGAAGGTGCCGACCAATCGACGCTGATTTAGCCGTTCATCCAGTTCAATATTGTGCTTGGAGTAACGTTGCAATTCTTCAATGAAATCAATCAATGGCCAGTTGTCGACCACGAGCAGGCCTTCGGTCCAACTGGACCGGAAAGACTCTGCTTTTTCAACCAGACCGATGGCCGTGGCTGTGAAATGCACTTGCTGACCGGGTTGTAATGTTTGTTTTTGCCCGTGTAGATTTTCAATGTCGACTTGGCCGTCGAAGACCGCGATGATGGTATTTTGAAAGCCGCTACGAACGCTGAAGCGGGTGCCTCTGGCCGTCATTTGACCTTGTGCCGATTTAACGAACAGTCTACGTGGAGTTGGTCGATAATCCGGGGCGGTTTGTACTAGAATTTCGCCGTTTCTCAAGTAAACACCGCGTTGTTGCGCATTGTAATCGATATCGACGCAGGTGCCGGTATTAAGCCAGACTTGTGATTGGTCGGCCAATTGCAGTCGGTCGTTTTGGCCGATATCGGTTTGGTATTGTGCCGATAAGGCGAGGATTTGAAAGGCTAACTGTTCAGCATAGTGTGATTGTGCCAAATAGCCGGCGCCAAACAGGCCGAGCAGGCCGACGGACAGCTTTTTCAATGCCGCTCGTCTCCCCATGCCTTTGGGCGCGTTTAATGCGGCCCTCGCCAGGGTCGGGTCGAGACCCGACAGGTGTTTTCCGGCTTGCTCAACCCGTTGCCAAGCTTGGCCGTGCTTTGGGGATTGATTCAACCAACGGTGCCAATCGTTTTTGTCTTTTTCACTGACCGACTCGTCGTTTAAAATCGCATACCATTCGCAGGCAGAGGCCAGGGCGTGGTGTTCGTGTTCTTTATTCAACGGCTTTCTCCTCGTCCGCAGCGAGAATACAAGCCATCATGGCTTGGGCCATGTATTTCTTGACCATGCGTTCGCTGACGTCCAGCTTGACCGCGATTTCACGGTATTTCAAACCGTCGAACTGAGCCATCATGAAAGCCCGGCGGGGTTTTTCCGCTAAGCTCGATAAGGCTTGGTCGATTTTGAGCAGGGTTTCGATGATTCCATTGAGGTGTTCACTTGACGGGGCCGTGGGTTCCGGCATGGCCGAGATGGCATCCAAATAGGCTTTTTCAATTTCCTCACGTCGCCATTTATCGATTAAAAGGCCTTTGGCGATGGTTGCCAGATAGGCTCGGGGTTCTTTGCATTTCAAGCATTGGCCGGATTTTCTCAAAATTCGGACAAAGGTATCCTGTGTCAGGTCTTCTGCTGTGTGTGAGCAACCGGCACGATGACAAATCCAGCCTTGCAGCCAGCTTTGGTGTTCGGCATATAAGGTGACGACGGGAATACGATTCAGTTCTTCACTCATAGCGGAAAATATAAGGTAATGCTGATAAAAAGTAAATGATAACACATATCATTTTTATTTTGTTTATTGGTGATTAATTAAAACCGCCAGGCCTGGCGGTTTTTTAAATTCCAACCAATTTCCTTTTTAAAAGTAAGTATTTAAGCGTAAGGGTGCGACAATTTGTCGCATTGTATGTTTCCATTTCGGTTTCTAGAATGGCTTCCTCGTTTGTCTTAGTAAAATTCAGTAACAAGGATGGTTCTTTATGAAAACATTATTTTTAGCCGGAGCGGCTTTTTTGGCGACGGCACTTTTGACCGGTTGTGGAGGCTCTAGCAGCAGTAGTACGGATGATGGCAGCGATACTCCGGCATCTCAAGAAACAACGCTGAAAATTCCCTTTACGGCTGTGACCGGTGAAACCGAAATCAGTTGTGGAACCCCTGTGAGTGGTTTGGGTTCATCGGATACGTCCGGTGAATTTCAGTATGCCGCCTGGTTTGTGTATGACGTTAAATTGGTGACGGAAACCGGGGATGTCGATACGCAATTGATTGAAAATGATTTTCAAAACGCCGATTACGATTTCGCCTTTTTGGAATTCCGAGACATTCTTGGTGGGTGTACGCATGCCGATCAAGAGCCCTATCCAACCAACAGTATGCTGACATTGACAGCCAATGTGGATGCTTCTCAAGTAAAAGGCGTTAAGTTTAAATTGGGCATGCCTTATGAGCCGAACCATACTGTTGAAAATAAATTTCAACAGGAAAAAGCCTATTACGCCATGTTGTGGAACTGGCAGGCCGGTTTTCGTTTTATGCGTGTTGACTTGATTCCAGACGGTGGGTTTACGCAAGGCGGCACTTTGTATGAAGACACCACCTTTAACTTTCACCTGGGTTCAACCGGCTGTGAGGGCGATCCGGTTGCATGTGTGCAACCGAACAATACAACGGATTTTGTTTTAACCAACGATCAGTTTGTGGTGAATGAAAGCGGTACCGGCACCAAGGTTAAATTTGATTATGCCGAATTGGTGTCCGGCATGGATTTGACGGTGGATGAAGGCGGTTCAAAAGGCTGTATGTCGGCTTTGCAGGATCCGGAATGTACGCCGATGTTTTATAACTTAGGCATTCCGTTGGGTGACAAGGTCGGTCGTACCGATCAGCAGGTTTTCTCGCTTCAGTTGAACTGATCCATGCCTCGCCTTGCTTTTTTTGTACTGCTTTTGACTTTGATCGCCGCGCAAACCGGCTGTCAGGGCATGAGCAGTGAAACCACGATTTCCGACCCGTCCGGCGATGCCGACGGGTCGTTTGATTGGAATGTGCCCAAAGGGACGCCTTTACCGGTGGTGCCCGACGATAATCCGGTCACGGAAGAAAAATTCCAACTTGGACGACATCTCTTTTACGATGTGCGTTTGTCGGGCAACGGCACGAAATCCTGTTCGTCCTGCCATTTACAGCATTTGGCTTTCAGTGACGGCGTCGCACGTCCAAGTGGTTCCACCGGCCAAATGCATCCGAGAAATTCACAGGCGTTAGTGAATGTCACTTATTTTCCAACCTTAAACTGGGCCAATACGGCGACAACACGGCTTGAACTGCAAATTCCGGTGCCTTTGACCGGTGATGATCCGATTGAATTGGGTGTCAATGAAACCAACAGTGAAGAAGTGTTGGATCGTTTTCGTCAAGATGAACGTTATCAGCAGCTTTTCGCAGACGCTTATCCAGACGAAGAAGACCCTTATGACTTCCATAACATCATCTACGCTCTGGCGACCTTTGTACGGGGTTTAAACAGTTTTAACAGCGATTATGACCGTTATCAGCAAGGCGATTCCAATGCGTTGACGGAATCGGCCAAACGAGGCATGAACTTGTTTAACGGCGAGCGGTTGGAATGTTTTCATTGTCATGAAGGCATTACGTTCAGTAATGCTTATCGTGATCGTACACAACAAAGGCCCGTGCCGATCGAATTCTTCAATAACGGTTTGTATAACCTGGATGCAAACGGGAGTTATCCCGAAGGCGGTGAAGGTTTGTTTGATATCACTCAAAAGTGGTCGGATATGGGTAAATTTCGTCCACCAAGCCTGCGAAATGTCGAGTTGACGGCTCCCTATATGCACGACGGTTCCAAAGCGACTTTAGAGGAGGTTGTTGCGCATTATGCGGCAGGTGGCACTGTGACGGAATTCGGACCGAATGCCGGAGACGGCCGTTCCAATCCCAATAAAGCGTCGGAAATTGTCAGCTTTGATATTACCGAAGCGGAAGTGAACGATTTGGTGAATTTTTTAAAAAGCCTGACCGATCATGACTTCATTAATAACCCGCGTTTTTCCAACCCGTTTTTAGAAGAATAAATTGTATGCAATATGTTTTATGGATTTGTCTGGCATTGATATGGTCGTTCAATGCGCAGGCACATGGTGTGAATTTGGCGCCTCAGGATACCGAATACGCCATTTGGTCATCGGCGAGTTTCACGTGGAACTCTAATGGTGCTGTAGGGAATAATGAATATTGGCGTATTCCCGGTTTGATGATGGGCGGCGATGCGACGCCGGCCAAGGAAGGTTTGAATCTGGATGATGCTTTGTTAGGCGGTCACTATGCTTTTAACGATAAAGCGAAAGTGACGGCAAAACTTGGCGTTCACAGTGATGATGGCGATCATCATGCGGCTGTGAATCTGGAAAATTTGTTTGTCAGTTATCAAATGGTCCAGTCGTTTGGTGTCTCCTTAGGGCAGATGGAAGCAAATTTTTCGCCCACGGCATCGTATCATGCCAGTTTGCAACCAATGGCCGAAGCGCCTTTGGTGGCGGACGCCTTTTGGGGTCGAAGCTTTCACGATGTTGGAGTCAATGCCGTTTGGAAGCCGGTGCCCCAATTGACCATCGGCCTGGAAGCCTGGGACGGTCAGTCTTTTCCGGCAACACCCGGCGATCAAGGCGGCGCCCAGGATATTTATCTGCAATGGTTACAACATTGGCAAGGTTGGCATTTACAAGCCGGTATCTGGGGAATGCGAGCCCAGGCTTATCAACGAGGGGATGACCGTTATACAGCGGGGCATTCGCACAGTTCGGACTTTGAAACCTTACCGACCGACGTTCGTTTTACCGGCGATACGACGCTAACGGGGTTGTGGCTACAGGTAATGACACCGACTTGGCAGGCCTGGCAGTTTCAATTGTTGGCGGAACTGGTGCATTCTGAATCGGATGGTGACATTTTGGATGCGACGCGTCAGGCAGATTACACCAATGACAACTATGGGTATTATGTGATGCCCACTTTGGTATGGGGCAATCATCAATTCAGTTATCGTTATGAAATGTTGTATTTAAAAAATGACGTGACTGGTGCGGCGGCGGGAATTTTGGCTAAAGAGGCGAATTTGATCAATGATAAAGACCCAAGCCGGCAAACCGTGCAATGGCGCTGGCAAATGAGTCGAAATTTCGCCTGGCGTTTGGCCTACGTGTATGACGATACACTCCCTGAATCCACCGAGCGGTATAGTTTGGGTGTGGTTTGGCAATCATTATTATTCAGTTCGTTATAGGGAATCATCTTGATTGAAGGTAAGGCATAAAAAAACCGCTTTAAAAGCGGTTTTTTTATTTGTTAAATTGACAACAATTTTTACATCATCGGATAGATGGACGCCAATTTGTCGAACTGTTCTTTGGTGAGGATTTTCTTCATGTTATCCCGACAGTCGATTTTGGTTTCCGCTACCTGACGGCGCAATGCCAAGGTTTTCTCGAACTTTTTCATCAATTCCGCTTTGGATTCACCGGCCAAAGCATCTTGAATCAACTCTTTTTCTAAGGTTTGGATTTCATTAAACAGGCGAGACATTTCCTGGCTGTGGGCCTTTGGCCAAGCTTTGATTTGAGTGACTTGTTCGGCACTTAAACCCAGTTCAGCCGCATTTTTGACGGCAATACCGGTCAGATTCGGCAGCGCCGGATTGGCGTGCATCACCAAACGCATGGCATGGCGGTTCTGGCCGTTACTCAACATTTTTCCGGACATCATGCCTTGTTTCATGTGGCCTTTTCCACCCATCATCGGTTTCATTAAGGGGCGACCGATGGCATCGATGGTTTTGGTGGAACCATCGTCAAATGTCAGGTCGATTTTAATGTGTTGGCCCTCTTTTACCGGCTCGGTAAGGTTGATCAGCATGATGTGCAATCCACCGGGTTGCAAAGCGGTTTTCTGGCCGGCCGGCAAGTCGATTTTCGGCACCTGGCGCATGCGCATCACGCCGTTGTCGTGAATGTGGGTGTGCAGTTCGGTGACCTTGTTGATGTAAGCTTTGGCCGAAACCAGAGCATGGTCTTTGGAACCGGTATTGTCTATCACCATAAACGCGGCGGTGGCTGGCGCGCCCGGCGGCACCATCCGAACGTAAGGATTTTCGATTTTAATGCTGTCGGCAACACTGGCGGCCCAAGCTTGGGCGTTGAGGCCAAGGCTGATGATTAGGGCGAATAAAACAGAAGGCTTCATGTACAACTCCTATTGCAATGATTAAATGGTGAAAAACCCGCCCGACGGCTACGGCAGGCGTTGGTTGTGTCATTTTATGGGATGTTCGAGTTCGCCATTCAGTTTAGCCTGTGGCATTTTGTCGCACCAGAAAAATGTGGTTATTTATGGACGGGTTTCTTTTGCAATTTCCGTTGCAGTGTGCGGCGGTGCATGTTGAGGGCGCGGGCGGTGGCGGAAATATTGCCGTCGTGTTCCATCAAGGTGCGTTGAATGTGTTCCCATTCGATGCGTTTGGGTGACATGGTGTCGTAATGGGCCGATGGCACGGGCTCGGCTTCCACTTCCACTTCGGTTTCCGTTTCGTCGCTGTCCAGTTCGAGCGATTTGAGAATATCGGCGAGCGAGGCCGGTTTGCACAAATAATCGCAGGCCCCGTGTTTCATGGCTTCCACCGTGGTAGCGATGCTGGCGTAGCCGGTCAGAATCACCACCCGGCATTCCGGTTGCCGATCGATAAGATACGCCAGCAATTTTAAACCGCTGTCGCCTTGCAGGTTCAGGTCGAGAATCGCGCGTGAGAAGCGCATGGTGTCGATTAAATCTTGAGCCTTACTCACGGTATCGGCGGCATGGATTTGATGGCCTTGGCGCTGCATCATGCGTGTCAGCGTCGTTAAGAAGGCGCTGTCGTCGTCCACAATCAAAATATCGGTCAAATCATTCATGAGTGGGAACCTCCATGACGCTTTTGGGGAGTCGGATTTCCGCACGGGTCTCGTTTTTGGCGCTTTCGAAATGCAGTTCCCCTTGATAACGTTCAACAATCATTTGGGTCAGATATAGGCCAA
This window harbors:
- a CDS encoding copper chaperone PCu(A)C, coding for MKPSVLFALIISLGLNAQAWAASVADSIKIENPYVRMVPPGAPATAAFMVIDNTGSKDHALVSAKAYINKVTELHTHIHDNGVMRMRQVPKIDLPAGQKTALQPGGLHIMLINLTEPVKEGQHIKIDLTFDDGSTKTIDAIGRPLMKPMMGGKGHMKQGMMSGKMLSNGQNRHAMRLVMHANPALPNLTGIAVKNAAELGLSAEQVTQIKAWPKAHSQEMSRLFNEIQTLEKELIQDALAGESKAELMKKFEKTLALRRQVAETKIDCRDNMKKILTKEQFDKLASIYPMM
- a CDS encoding methanobactin export MATE transporter MbnM translates to MPRLAFFVLLLTLIAAQTGCQGMSSETTISDPSGDADGSFDWNVPKGTPLPVVPDDNPVTEEKFQLGRHLFYDVRLSGNGTKSCSSCHLQHLAFSDGVARPSGSTGQMHPRNSQALVNVTYFPTLNWANTATTRLELQIPVPLTGDDPIELGVNETNSEEVLDRFRQDERYQQLFADAYPDEEDPYDFHNIIYALATFVRGLNSFNSDYDRYQQGDSNALTESAKRGMNLFNGERLECFHCHEGITFSNAYRDRTQQRPVPIEFFNNGLYNLDANGSYPEGGEGLFDITQKWSDMGKFRPPSLRNVELTAPYMHDGSKATLEEVVAHYAAGGTVTEFGPNAGDGRSNPNKASEIVSFDITEAEVNDLVNFLKSLTDHDFINNPRFSNPFLEE
- a CDS encoding MbnP family copper-binding protein; the protein is MKTLFLAGAAFLATALLTGCGGSSSSSTDDGSDTPASQETTLKIPFTAVTGETEISCGTPVSGLGSSDTSGEFQYAAWFVYDVKLVTETGDVDTQLIENDFQNADYDFAFLEFRDILGGCTHADQEPYPTNSMLTLTANVDASQVKGVKFKLGMPYEPNHTVENKFQQEKAYYAMLWNWQAGFRFMRVDLIPDGGFTQGGTLYEDTTFNFHLGSTGCEGDPVACVQPNNTTDFVLTNDQFVVNESGTGTKVKFDYAELVSGMDLTVDEGGSKGCMSALQDPECTPMFYNLGIPLGDKVGRTDQQVFSLQLN
- a CDS encoding sigma-70 family RNA polymerase sigma factor codes for the protein MSEELNRIPVVTLYAEHQSWLQGWICHRAGCSHTAEDLTQDTFVRILRKSGQCLKCKEPRAYLATIAKGLLIDKWRREEIEKAYLDAISAMPEPTAPSSEHLNGIIETLLKIDQALSSLAEKPRRAFMMAQFDGLKYREIAVKLDVSERMVKKYMAQAMMACILAADEEKAVE
- a CDS encoding response regulator transcription factor — encoded protein: MNDLTDILIVDDDSAFLTTLTRMMQRQGHQIHAADTVSKAQDLIDTMRFSRAILDLNLQGDSGLKLLAYLIDRQPECRVVILTGYASIATTVEAMKHGACDYLCKPASLADILKSLELDSDETETEVEVEAEPVPSAHYDTMSPKRIEWEHIQRTLMEHDGNISATARALNMHRRTLQRKLQKKPVHK
- a CDS encoding sulfite reductase flavoprotein subunit alpha — protein: MTFKNAWFQIHWIFGITAGLILMIVGTTGAILSFEREIIRALNTDLMMVQPQDNATRLSPQTLLTRIQTSHPDRTVNALTFSKNPFEAARVNFALPGTGKRARRGETRYVDPYTGQVRWQDEVGHDFFHTVMALHRWLLLDKPGKQIVGASTLALIVLVLSGLYLRWPKTWHRLKTWLTFNPQKTGRSFLSDLHAVIGTWVLIFLLLASFTGLYWSYDWYRSGLYAITGVPKPVRGGSKQAKPSPRKQPAGPSSNQANSMQIDQAWQAFEQHLATNGYRHATLRLPKNTNRYEFQYFDPQPAHSRARNTLVLEGKNWQAVKHQRYEDKAFNEKIMSSMLPLHTGEFFGLPGRILLFITALSLPLFGITGFMLYMDRRKTAKLRREAKQQANLKTVPLAQADTVIVYASQNGSAERLAWLTGQILQDTDRATALTGLGELTPEQLADKSLVLLIASTFGEGEAPDSARRFAKHLKAETAFKPDLQFAVLALGDSHYEHFCTFGLALDNWMRQSGATALQPCTTVDKLNPKNLQAWQNLLIQLGGNREVSLIAEPDEWRLTERTLLNPGSQGMPTYHLCFEPANAKTVDWQAGDLVELTLKDDQTTATRQYSIASIPETDGLQLLVRQVRFENNTLGKGSGFLTDSLTLGQTAYLTIQSHSAFHLDTNHSGPLILIGNGTGLAGLRAHLQQRVQHGHYRNWLLFGERNQTSDFYYQDELNGWLKNGQLEKLTTAFSREQAGYVQDKLREAGEEIQSWVQQGAVILVCGSADTMAKAVDDALQSILSPTDYQTLLAHNRYLRDIY
- a CDS encoding FecR domain-containing protein, coding for MNKEHEHHALASACEWYAILNDESVSEKDKNDWHRWLNQSPKHGQAWQRVEQAGKHLSGLDPTLARAALNAPKGMGRRAALKKLSVGLLGLFGAGYLAQSHYAEQLAFQILALSAQYQTDIGQNDRLQLADQSQVWLNTGTCVDIDYNAQQRGVYLRNGEILVQTAPDYRPTPRRLFVKSAQGQMTARGTRFSVRSGFQNTIIAVFDGQVDIENLHGQKQTLQPGQQVHFTATAIGLVEKAESFRSSWTEGLLVVDNWPLIDFIEELQRYSKHNIELDERLNQRRLVGTFSTRNLSQTLESVANALNLDIHQNQHQAWQIFP